In Leptolyngbya sp. KIOST-1, one DNA window encodes the following:
- a CDS encoding response regulator transcription factor has translation MSTVLVVDDDTAMQLALTRRLQEQGFAVVNAASGEEALELLRTQTADVVVSDVMMPGMTGFEFCHRLRSRPEGEMVPFIFLSSLGELTNRVQGHLLGADDYLVKPFSAQELIAKVKGAIARSQRFHSALERMVEQATAQPAPLPLTPAEERVFWQVVQGYTNKQIGEHLFLSPRTVQTHLSNMLTKLNLENRSQIVRFAFEHGYRMPEESERG, from the coding sequence ATGAGCACTGTTCTAGTTGTTGACGATGATACGGCAATGCAGCTGGCCCTGACCCGGCGACTGCAGGAACAGGGCTTTGCAGTCGTGAACGCCGCCTCGGGGGAAGAGGCGCTGGAGCTGCTGAGGACTCAAACCGCCGATGTCGTCGTCTCGGATGTGATGATGCCGGGGATGACCGGGTTTGAGTTTTGCCACCGACTGCGATCGCGCCCCGAAGGCGAAATGGTCCCCTTCATCTTTCTCTCCAGCCTGGGCGAGTTGACCAATCGGGTGCAGGGCCACCTGCTGGGCGCCGACGACTACCTGGTCAAGCCATTCTCCGCCCAGGAGCTGATCGCCAAAGTCAAAGGAGCGATCGCGCGATCCCAGCGCTTCCACAGCGCTCTGGAACGCATGGTCGAACAGGCCACCGCCCAGCCCGCTCCCCTCCCCCTCACCCCCGCCGAGGAGCGCGTCTTCTGGCAGGTGGTGCAGGGCTACACCAACAAGCAGATCGGCGAACATCTCTTTCTCAGCCCCCGCACGGTGCAGACCCACCTCAGCAACATGCTGACCAAGCTCAACCTGGAGAATCGCTCCCAGATCGTGCGCTTCGCCTTCGAGCACGGCTATCGGATGCCGGAGGAGTCGGAGCGGGGATAG
- a CDS encoding GUN4 domain-containing protein, translating into MVSDSDTLADLRDRLQADSPKQQLSAVHELLALGQGGIEVLTRTLVERKDQPATTLDGKIVQVLYATEPETLGGLLAQYWPQGRLAMPSAMDIDYKPLQDLLVAQAFEQADRLTLTKLCELAGPTAVKRKWVYFTEVEQFPAVDLQTIDRLWLTYSEGKFGFSVQRRIWLSLGQNWDKLWPRLAWKDDNIWTRYPSGFVWDLSAPDGHLPLSNQLRGVRMMASLLAHPAWTVEG; encoded by the coding sequence ATGGTTTCGGACAGTGACACACTGGCGGATTTGCGCGATCGGTTGCAGGCCGATTCGCCCAAGCAGCAGCTTTCGGCAGTACACGAGCTGCTGGCTCTGGGGCAGGGGGGAATTGAAGTCCTGACCCGGACGCTGGTAGAGCGCAAAGACCAGCCAGCGACGACGCTGGACGGGAAAATCGTTCAGGTGCTCTACGCGACGGAGCCGGAGACGCTGGGCGGGCTGCTGGCCCAGTACTGGCCCCAGGGGCGGCTGGCCATGCCGTCGGCCATGGACATTGACTACAAACCGCTGCAAGATTTGCTGGTAGCCCAGGCGTTTGAGCAGGCCGATCGCCTGACGCTGACGAAGCTGTGCGAACTGGCCGGACCCACGGCGGTGAAGCGCAAGTGGGTGTATTTCACGGAGGTGGAGCAGTTCCCGGCGGTCGATCTGCAGACCATCGATCGCCTCTGGCTGACCTACTCCGAGGGCAAGTTTGGCTTTTCGGTGCAGCGCCGCATCTGGCTCAGCCTGGGCCAAAACTGGGACAAGCTCTGGCCCAGGCTGGCCTGGAAAGACGACAACATTTGGACCCGTTATCCCAGCGGCTTTGTGTGGGACCTGAGCGCTCCCGATGGCCATTTACCGCTGTCGAACCAGCTGCGGGGCGTGCGGATGATGGCCTCGCTGCTGGCGCACCCGGCCTGGACTGTGGAGGGGTAG
- a CDS encoding DUF2256 domain-containing protein: MPKQRAKADLPTKICPVCQRPFTWRKKWADCWDEVKYCSDRCRRRR, translated from the coding sequence GTGCCCAAACAACGCGCCAAGGCCGACCTGCCGACTAAAATCTGTCCCGTCTGCCAGCGCCCCTTCACCTGGCGCAAAAAGTGGGCCGACTGCTGGGACGAGGTGAAGTACTGTAGCGATCGCTGCCGCCGCCGCCGCTAG
- a CDS encoding isoaspartyl peptidase/L-asparaginase: MTQALPKVIIHGGAGSSHGHKDRLVALREDLHSIVMQVYSKAAAGASARDCVVLGCQLMEDSPQYNAGYGSVLQSDGQVRMSAGLMDGEAQRFSGIINVSRVRHPIDLAAYLQPFPDRVLSDLGAAELAREMGLPPFDPITDLRLKEWMAERANNFQSTMAGVVAEAVEVPAGSESRRGTIGVVVLDTNGHLAAGTSTGGKGLERLGRVSDSATVAGNYANSVAAVSCTGIGEDIIDECLAARIVVRVTDGMAMATALEKSFAEATEHGRDFGAIALSQRGEIAWGKTSEVLIAAYHTGEVVGDTLELNSGTLTGVV; the protein is encoded by the coding sequence ATGACCCAGGCGTTACCCAAGGTGATTATCCACGGGGGAGCCGGTAGCTCCCACGGCCACAAGGATCGGCTGGTGGCGCTGCGAGAGGACCTGCACAGCATCGTCATGCAGGTCTACAGCAAGGCCGCCGCCGGGGCCAGCGCCCGTGACTGTGTGGTGCTGGGCTGTCAGCTGATGGAGGATTCGCCCCAGTACAATGCGGGCTACGGGTCGGTGCTGCAGTCCGACGGCCAGGTGCGGATGAGTGCGGGGCTGATGGACGGAGAGGCCCAGCGGTTTAGCGGCATTATCAATGTGTCGCGGGTGCGGCACCCGATCGACCTGGCGGCTTACTTGCAACCCTTCCCCGATCGCGTGCTGTCTGATCTGGGCGCAGCGGAACTGGCGCGGGAGATGGGCCTGCCCCCCTTCGACCCGATCACCGACCTGCGCCTGAAGGAGTGGATGGCAGAGCGGGCCAACAACTTTCAAAGCACCATGGCCGGGGTGGTGGCCGAGGCCGTGGAGGTGCCGGCGGGTTCAGAGAGTCGGCGGGGCACCATTGGGGTGGTGGTGCTGGATACGAACGGGCACCTGGCGGCGGGCACCTCCACCGGGGGCAAAGGGCTGGAGCGGCTGGGCCGGGTGAGCGACTCGGCCACCGTGGCGGGCAATTACGCCAATAGCGTTGCGGCGGTGAGCTGCACCGGCATTGGCGAAGACATTATCGATGAGTGCCTGGCGGCCCGCATTGTGGTGCGAGTGACCGACGGTATGGCCATGGCAACGGCATTGGAGAAATCCTTTGCGGAGGCGACGGAGCATGGGCGAGACTTTGGCGCGATCGCCCTCAGTCAGCGAGGAGAAATCGCCTGGGGCAAAACCAGCGAGGTGCTGATCGCGGCCTACCACACGGGCGAGGTTGTGGGTGATACTCTGGAGCTAAACTCAGGCACATTAACCGGAGTGGTGTAA
- a CDS encoding glutathione S-transferase family protein yields MKLTVQTFPIANVFYSEDIPYSQNAMAGLPPGLLIRSAKLVWTTLWQTMMGQMAPSSKAGDYQRPESAFRQWIKPEGAYPPAPNRYRLIVGMGCPWAHRTLVTRALKGLDDAISILTVNPSPDEGCWVFDTPFRGCRTLPELYRQAKPGYKGRATVPVLWDSQTATIVNNESADIIVILNEAFDEWAARSEVDLYPDALKTEIDTWNDRTYQAVNNGVYRCGFAQSQAAYDRAVAELFDALDAIDQTLAQHLYLCGDTVTLADVRLFTTLFRFDAVYYSLFKCNRRRIQDYAHLGPYLRRLYQLPGVTQTCDLEAVKRDYYGNLFPLNPGGIIPAGPDLAYLKAAITAK; encoded by the coding sequence ATGAAATTGACTGTCCAGACGTTCCCTATTGCGAACGTTTTCTATAGTGAAGACATCCCCTACAGCCAAAACGCTATGGCCGGTCTGCCTCCGGGTTTGCTAATTCGCAGTGCCAAGCTGGTCTGGACCACCCTGTGGCAGACCATGATGGGGCAGATGGCCCCCAGCAGCAAAGCAGGCGACTACCAGCGACCCGAGAGCGCGTTTCGCCAGTGGATCAAGCCCGAGGGTGCCTATCCCCCGGCACCCAATCGCTACCGGCTGATCGTGGGCATGGGCTGCCCCTGGGCGCACCGAACCCTGGTGACCAGGGCGCTGAAGGGTCTAGACGACGCGATCTCGATCCTCACGGTCAACCCTTCCCCCGACGAGGGCTGCTGGGTGTTTGACACTCCCTTTCGCGGCTGCCGCACCCTGCCGGAGCTGTACCGCCAGGCCAAACCCGGCTACAAGGGGCGAGCGACAGTGCCGGTGCTGTGGGATAGCCAGACGGCTACCATCGTCAACAACGAGAGCGCCGACATCATCGTGATCTTGAATGAAGCGTTTGACGAGTGGGCCGCTCGGTCCGAGGTTGACCTCTACCCAGATGCCTTAAAAACTGAGATTGATACCTGGAACGATCGCACCTACCAGGCCGTGAACAATGGCGTCTACCGCTGCGGCTTTGCCCAGAGTCAGGCCGCCTACGATCGCGCCGTTGCCGAGCTATTTGACGCGCTGGATGCGATCGATCAAACCCTGGCCCAGCACCTCTACCTCTGCGGCGACACCGTCACCCTGGCGGATGTGCGGCTGTTTACCACGCTGTTTCGCTTCGACGCGGTCTACTACAGCCTGTTTAAGTGCAACCGCCGCCGCATCCAGGACTACGCCCACCTCGGCCCCTATCTGCGGCGGCTGTACCAGCTGCCGGGGGTGACCCAAACCTGCGACCTTGAGGCGGTCAAGCGCGACTACTACGGCAACCTGTTCCCGCTCAACCCCGGTGGCATCATTCCCGCTGGGCCAGATCTAGCCTACCTGAAGGCAGCAATCACTGCGAAATAA
- a CDS encoding TspO/MBR family protein yields the protein MIPAWLVIALVGVAIASASSLLSSRDIKWFKQQRRPDWLTFEFAIPAVWTVVFICGGWSAYIVWTQTQSWWLMAGYVLLELLIVSYTPVMCKLQSLRVGTAIGAAGFVFGLLLAWPVAQVDTTALLLLLPYLLWSPVGTLITWQMMQLNPGQ from the coding sequence ATGATTCCAGCCTGGTTGGTGATTGCGTTGGTGGGGGTTGCGATCGCATCTGCGTCCAGCCTGCTCAGTTCCCGCGACATTAAGTGGTTTAAGCAGCAGCGTCGGCCCGACTGGCTGACCTTTGAGTTTGCTATTCCAGCGGTATGGACGGTGGTCTTCATCTGCGGCGGTTGGTCGGCCTACATTGTCTGGACCCAAACCCAGAGCTGGTGGTTGATGGCGGGGTACGTGCTGCTGGAGCTGCTGATTGTTAGCTACACCCCGGTGATGTGCAAACTGCAGAGTTTGCGCGTGGGTACGGCGATCGGAGCCGCAGGGTTTGTGTTCGGGCTGCTGCTGGCCTGGCCGGTGGCGCAGGTGGACACAACCGCATTGCTGCTGCTGCTCCCCTACCTGCTGTGGAGCCCGGTGGGCACGCTAATCACCTGGCAGATGATGCAGCTCAACCCAGGGCAGTAG
- a CDS encoding DMT family transporter, translated as MQGFLIVIVGSLCLALQNVVVRVIFSESVVLGQGSWGGFIPPSLANSLLVLQMRTVLILPAVAALSYRLYPDTSHALRQLLQPQHRPTLRLALIGSSFLYLAMALLFVAIASIPAGVATVLFFMHPVITGMLAWKVFGNRPSRLRLGVTVGVLLGSVLVVPSFVGTGEGAVWLGVGSALGASVAYAIQGIQAQICFRQIHPVPYTLINFGVMAVLSTLSLLLVQVEVPPGQWQVLWLLSLVTAGLTLLGQLCYNIGIHLVRAASMSIVAVSNPVFTVTIAWLVLQENLQGRQIFGILLVIVSILMLSQDQVRQNNAQVKTPETLAAVAPGESAPLRQSDGDQGRSGT; from the coding sequence GTGCAGGGATTTTTAATCGTTATTGTTGGGTCACTTTGTCTGGCGTTGCAGAACGTGGTGGTCCGGGTTATTTTTTCTGAAAGTGTTGTCCTGGGGCAGGGCAGCTGGGGCGGGTTCATCCCACCCTCGCTGGCCAACTCGTTGCTGGTCCTGCAGATGCGGACGGTGCTCATCCTACCGGCGGTGGCGGCCCTTTCGTACCGGCTGTACCCAGATACGTCCCATGCGCTAAGGCAGTTGCTCCAGCCTCAGCACCGCCCCACGCTCAGGCTGGCGTTAATCGGCAGCAGCTTTCTGTATTTGGCCATGGCGCTGCTGTTCGTGGCGATCGCCAGCATCCCGGCCGGTGTGGCCACCGTGCTGTTTTTCATGCACCCCGTGATCACGGGCATGCTGGCCTGGAAGGTGTTTGGCAACCGCCCCAGCCGCCTGCGCCTAGGGGTAACGGTGGGGGTGCTGCTCGGCAGCGTGTTGGTGGTGCCTAGCTTTGTTGGCACCGGCGAGGGGGCGGTTTGGCTGGGGGTCGGCAGTGCCCTGGGGGCTAGCGTGGCCTACGCTATTCAGGGCATTCAGGCCCAAATCTGCTTTCGCCAAATTCACCCGGTGCCCTACACGCTGATCAACTTTGGCGTAATGGCTGTGCTCTCAACCCTGAGCTTGCTGCTGGTCCAGGTCGAGGTGCCGCCCGGCCAGTGGCAGGTGCTGTGGCTGCTCAGCCTGGTTACCGCCGGGTTAACCCTCCTGGGACAGCTGTGCTACAACATCGGCATTCACCTGGTGCGCGCCGCTTCGATGTCGATAGTGGCGGTCAGCAACCCCGTGTTTACCGTCACCATTGCCTGGCTGGTGCTGCAAGAAAACCTCCAGGGACGACAAATTTTTGGCATTTTGCTGGTGATTGTCAGCATTCTAATGCTGAGTCAGGACCAGGTTCGTCAGAACAATGCCCAGGTTAAAACCCCTGAAACTCTTGCAGCAGTAGCGCCAGGCGAATCTGCACCGCTTCGTCAAAGCGACGGGGATCAAGGCCGGTCAGGGACGTGA
- a CDS encoding PucR family transcriptional regulator: MTQSFDQIAEVVAKQMSSLLQTAVLISNADETIVASQRGDNGLVSTERVAKNESNGNGAGGYLKLPFHVYDQVGVVCIEQWVDGEKLSPKLAQACIDLMISQIVYPTPPTQQIFKNQVIYNLLQGQFKDESVALQQAALLGIDFAPPRAVILIDATEAIFSSSYGGEGSSYDQQRCAQAIIASTVTFFNLPDDTICADLGGGQFAVLKASDTKNLRPWATHSTTPTDELSSSWTNLEALKRAARALLEQLREATGTAVSIGIGRYHPGILGVSRSYQDARVALRLGRQFSGQARVYCLDDLGMAAFACVADERTKVDLALHLLSPLDNEPDLINTLKVFFAADCALSSAAKQLCIHRNTLTYRLEKITSLTGLDPRRFDEAVQIRLALLLQEFQGF; the protein is encoded by the coding sequence GTGACCCAATCCTTCGATCAAATCGCTGAAGTCGTAGCCAAACAGATGTCTTCGTTGCTACAAACCGCCGTTCTGATCAGCAATGCAGATGAAACCATAGTGGCCAGTCAGAGGGGCGACAACGGTCTTGTCTCAACCGAAAGAGTCGCTAAAAATGAGAGCAATGGTAACGGTGCTGGCGGCTATTTAAAGCTTCCCTTTCACGTCTACGATCAGGTGGGAGTAGTTTGTATTGAGCAGTGGGTCGATGGCGAAAAGCTATCACCAAAACTGGCTCAGGCCTGTATTGACTTGATGATTAGTCAAATTGTCTATCCCACCCCTCCCACCCAGCAGATCTTCAAAAATCAGGTTATTTATAATCTTTTGCAGGGGCAATTCAAAGACGAGTCGGTTGCGCTACAGCAGGCTGCGCTGCTCGGCATAGACTTTGCGCCTCCCAGGGCGGTCATTTTGATTGACGCGACAGAGGCCATTTTTTCGAGTAGCTATGGTGGCGAAGGCTCAAGCTATGACCAGCAGCGCTGTGCTCAGGCCATCATTGCCAGCACGGTGACCTTTTTCAACCTGCCCGATGACACCATCTGTGCCGACCTCGGCGGCGGGCAGTTTGCGGTGCTGAAGGCCAGCGACACCAAAAACCTTCGACCCTGGGCCACCCACAGCACTACCCCAACTGATGAACTCAGCTCTTCCTGGACCAACCTGGAGGCCCTCAAGCGCGCCGCGAGGGCGCTGCTAGAGCAGTTGCGCGAAGCCACGGGGACGGCGGTGAGCATTGGCATTGGCCGTTATCATCCCGGTATTTTGGGGGTGTCGCGGTCGTATCAGGATGCGCGAGTGGCGCTGCGGCTGGGCCGACAGTTTAGCGGTCAAGCCCGGGTCTACTGTCTCGATGACTTGGGCATGGCCGCCTTTGCCTGCGTGGCCGATGAGCGCACCAAAGTAGACCTGGCGCTGCATTTGCTCAGTCCCCTGGACAATGAGCCTGACTTGATCAACACGCTGAAGGTCTTTTTCGCAGCGGATTGTGCCCTCTCCTCTGCGGCCAAACAGCTCTGCATCCACCGCAATACGCTGACCTACCGCCTGGAAAAAATCACGTCCCTGACCGGCCTTGATCCCCGTCGCTTTGACGAAGCGGTGCAGATTCGCCTGGCGCTACTGCTGCAAGAGTTTCAGGGGTTTTAA
- a CDS encoding glycosyltransferase family 9 protein translates to MASRLPIPAIARILVVRALPGLGDLLCSVPALRSLRQAYPQATITWLGLPGTEWFGQRFPELIDDWLPFPGAPGIPEGWQGPQATVEFCQRVQAQRYDLTLQIHGSGSYINPFLMLLGGRYQAGFYLPGQYCPDPNYFLPYPQRGSEVDRLLDLMLFLGLPEVSQALDFPITEVEYRAGLRLLEAHSLVPGQYVCLHPGASIESRRWSIDGFIEVAQRLASQGHRIVLTGTAAERYLTTPIAAAINQPGTPLPVNLAGRTCLGSLAVLLRHAALLVCNDTGISHLGAALQTPSVVVFSDSDIQRWAPQDQTCHRRVDSRQAASETPAQVLVHAQDLLYSLRSTPSRPDSLVEACYGH, encoded by the coding sequence ATGGCCAGCCGCCTTCCGATACCCGCGATCGCGCGAATTTTAGTGGTGCGGGCACTGCCGGGCCTGGGAGACCTGCTGTGTAGCGTTCCGGCCCTGCGATCGCTGCGGCAGGCCTACCCCCAGGCCACCATCACCTGGTTGGGACTGCCGGGCACCGAGTGGTTTGGGCAGCGGTTTCCCGAGCTAATCGACGACTGGTTGCCCTTTCCTGGGGCTCCCGGCATTCCCGAAGGCTGGCAGGGACCCCAGGCCACCGTGGAATTTTGCCAGCGGGTCCAGGCCCAGCGCTACGACCTGACTCTGCAAATCCACGGCAGCGGCAGTTACATCAACCCCTTTCTTATGCTGTTGGGAGGGCGCTACCAGGCCGGGTTTTACCTGCCGGGGCAGTACTGCCCCGATCCGAACTACTTTTTGCCCTATCCCCAGCGGGGCTCGGAAGTCGATCGCCTGCTAGATCTGATGCTGTTTCTGGGGCTCCCCGAGGTCAGTCAAGCCCTTGATTTTCCCATCACTGAAGTGGAGTACCGGGCTGGGCTACGGCTGCTGGAGGCGCACTCCCTGGTGCCTGGGCAGTATGTCTGCCTGCATCCGGGGGCCAGCATCGAGTCACGCCGCTGGTCGATCGATGGGTTCATTGAGGTGGCCCAGCGGTTGGCCAGCCAGGGGCATCGCATTGTGCTCACCGGCACCGCCGCCGAACGCTATCTCACCACCCCGATCGCGGCGGCCATCAACCAGCCCGGCACGCCCCTGCCCGTTAACCTGGCCGGCCGCACCTGCCTGGGTTCCCTGGCGGTGCTGCTGCGCCACGCCGCCCTGCTGGTCTGTAACGACACCGGCATTTCCCACCTGGGGGCGGCGCTGCAAACCCCCAGCGTGGTGGTGTTTAGCGATTCTGACATACAGCGCTGGGCTCCTCAAGACCAAACCTGTCACCGCCGCGTTGACAGTCGGCAGGCCGCCTCGGAAACCCCAGCCCAGGTGCTGGTTCATGCCCAGGATTTGCTCTACTCGCTCCGCTCTACCCCCTCGCGCCCCGATTCCTTAGTCGAGGCTTGCTATGGCCATTAA
- a CDS encoding glycosyltransferase family 9 protein produces the protein MAIKTSADLQRVLVFTQSQSLAELQGLCPQAHLTVVNPAQTAWLLHSQTGDPVDWQQAIAWLRHQQFDAAVILTAPGQSPYTLGYLCYLAGIPIRIGQSHEFGGQVLSHCSPPPGDGDCGHLLDLLREWGSGGVGE, from the coding sequence ATGGCCATTAAAACCAGCGCTGACCTCCAGCGAGTTCTCGTCTTCACCCAGTCCCAGTCCCTGGCCGAGCTACAGGGTCTCTGTCCCCAAGCCCATCTGACCGTCGTCAACCCCGCCCAGACCGCCTGGCTGCTGCACTCCCAAACGGGTGACCCGGTGGATTGGCAGCAGGCGATCGCCTGGCTGCGCCACCAGCAGTTCGACGCCGCCGTCATTCTCACCGCCCCCGGCCAGTCGCCCTACACCCTCGGCTACCTCTGCTACCTGGCCGGTATCCCCATCCGCATCGGCCAATCCCACGAATTCGGCGGCCAAGTGCTCAGCCACTGCTCACCCCCGCCGGGGGATGGGGATTGTGGGCATTTGCTCGACCTGTTGAGGGAGTGGGGGAGTGGGGGAGTGGGGGAGTGA
- a CDS encoding glycosyltransferase yields the protein MQRLRILTWHVHGSYLYYLTQCPHDFYLPTKPGHPEGYGGRLSGFDWGHNVHDIAAEEVRHQEFDCILYQSSRNYQHDQHEILSPEQRRLPRIFLEHDPPREHPTDTRHGVDDPEVLLVHVTAFNRLMWDCGRTPTRVVEHGVTVPKEVRYTGEIPRGIVVVNGLRSRGRRLGADLFEQVRQEIPLDLVGMDSESLGGLGNISHSELPALMARYRFFFHPVRYTSLGLAVCEALYLGLPVVGLATTELPTVVENDVSGFIHTDPVALVKQMQQLIDHPDLARHLSQGAQAVAQARFNLYRFVQDWNAAFADAIALNPVPVSPAVGYGGP from the coding sequence ATGCAACGTCTCCGCATCCTCACCTGGCACGTCCACGGCAGCTACCTCTACTACCTGACCCAGTGCCCCCACGACTTTTACCTGCCCACCAAGCCGGGGCATCCCGAGGGCTACGGCGGGCGGCTGTCCGGGTTCGACTGGGGCCACAATGTCCACGACATTGCCGCTGAAGAGGTGCGCCATCAAGAATTCGACTGCATTTTGTATCAGTCGAGCCGCAACTACCAGCACGACCAGCACGAAATTCTCAGCCCCGAGCAGCGGCGGCTGCCGAGGATCTTTCTGGAGCACGACCCGCCCCGCGAGCACCCCACCGACACCCGCCACGGGGTTGACGACCCTGAGGTGCTGCTGGTGCATGTCACCGCCTTTAACCGGCTGATGTGGGACTGTGGCCGCACCCCCACGCGGGTGGTTGAGCACGGGGTGACGGTGCCGAAGGAGGTGCGCTACACGGGCGAGATTCCCAGGGGAATTGTGGTGGTGAATGGGCTGCGATCGCGCGGTCGCCGCCTGGGGGCCGACCTGTTTGAACAGGTGCGCCAGGAGATCCCCCTCGACCTGGTCGGCATGGATTCCGAAAGCCTGGGCGGATTGGGCAACATCTCGCATAGCGAGCTACCCGCCCTGATGGCCCGCTACCGATTTTTCTTTCACCCCGTGCGCTATACCAGCCTGGGGCTGGCCGTCTGCGAAGCCCTGTACCTGGGCCTGCCCGTCGTCGGACTGGCCACCACGGAACTGCCCACCGTGGTTGAAAACGATGTGTCTGGCTTCATTCACACCGACCCGGTGGCGCTCGTCAAGCAGATGCAGCAGCTAATCGATCACCCTGACTTGGCCCGCCACCTCAGCCAGGGTGCCCAGGCTGTCGCCCAGGCCCGATTTAACCTCTACCGCTTTGTGCAGGACTGGAACGCCGCCTTCGCCGACGCGATCGCCCTCAACCCTGTCCCTGTTTCCCCCGCCGTGGGTTACGGCGGGCCATGA
- a CDS encoding glycosyltransferase: MTKRIAIISEHASPLGSFGGTDSGGQNVYVGQTAKQLAALGYSVDVFTRRDAPDLPEAVLWHQGVRVIHVPAGPAAPVPKEQLLPHMKAFTHFVVGFIRREQKRREQQQEGGYDLVHANFWMSAQVACQIKQYVGLPFVVTFHALGKVRRRHQGEADGFPDDRFAIEEQVVQAADGIIAECPQDRDDLIQLYGADASKIHIVPCGVDLSEFWPIPKRQARATLGLPAAERVVLQLGRMVPRKGVDTVLEAIALLNRQRLPTRLVVVGGESVTPDPEVTPEIGRLQAIARDLGIGDRVSFVGQRGREVLKYFYSAADVFVTTPWYEPFGITPLEAMACGTPVIGSNVGGIKFTVRDGETGYLVAPKNAREVCDRIAFLYQNPSVLNLFGRQAQRHVARQFTWAKVASALAGIYESVLSTSLSASAETTINDLAQIEARFDASILAMRQARRLVSADILAVSRQISECFNRGGKVLVCGNGGSAAESQHFAAELVGRFCSPHRTGLPVMALTADVALLTAWANDVGYSDIFARQVHTFAQPEDLLLVISTSGRSENLVQAVAAAKACNVGTVGLLGGSGGDLLPLVDQAICVPSPDPQRIQEVQLLALHLICEWVEADLERSDSPTPPRSQEEATPLHPRPLSPAASLPASQSS, encoded by the coding sequence ATGACCAAACGAATCGCCATCATCAGCGAACACGCCTCGCCCCTGGGCAGCTTTGGCGGTACCGACAGCGGCGGCCAGAATGTCTATGTGGGCCAGACGGCAAAGCAGCTTGCCGCCCTGGGCTACAGCGTTGACGTGTTTACCCGGCGCGATGCCCCCGACCTGCCGGAGGCGGTGCTGTGGCACCAGGGGGTGCGAGTTATCCATGTGCCGGCGGGGCCTGCTGCGCCCGTGCCCAAGGAGCAGCTGCTGCCCCACATGAAAGCGTTTACCCACTTTGTGGTGGGCTTCATTCGGCGCGAACAGAAGCGCCGCGAGCAGCAGCAGGAGGGCGGCTATGACCTGGTGCACGCCAATTTCTGGATGTCGGCCCAGGTGGCTTGCCAGATCAAGCAGTACGTTGGCCTTCCCTTTGTGGTCACGTTTCACGCCCTGGGCAAAGTGCGGCGGCGGCACCAGGGCGAGGCCGATGGCTTCCCGGACGATCGCTTTGCGATTGAGGAGCAGGTGGTGCAGGCGGCAGACGGCATTATCGCCGAGTGCCCCCAGGATCGCGACGACCTGATTCAGCTCTACGGGGCCGACGCCAGCAAAATCCACATCGTGCCCTGCGGGGTGGATCTGAGCGAGTTTTGGCCTATTCCCAAGCGGCAGGCCAGGGCCACCCTGGGGCTGCCTGCCGCCGAGCGGGTGGTCTTGCAGCTGGGCCGCATGGTGCCGCGCAAGGGGGTGGATACGGTGCTGGAGGCGATCGCGCTCCTGAACCGGCAGCGGCTGCCGACCCGGCTGGTGGTAGTCGGCGGCGAATCCGTCACACCCGACCCGGAGGTGACACCGGAGATCGGGCGGCTTCAGGCGATCGCCCGGGATCTGGGCATTGGCGATCGCGTCTCCTTCGTCGGCCAGCGGGGCCGCGAGGTGCTGAAGTATTTCTACAGCGCCGCCGATGTGTTTGTCACCACCCCCTGGTACGAGCCCTTTGGCATTACCCCGCTGGAGGCAATGGCCTGCGGCACCCCCGTGATTGGCTCCAACGTGGGCGGCATTAAATTCACGGTGCGCGATGGCGAAACGGGCTACCTGGTTGCGCCCAAGAATGCGCGGGAGGTGTGCGATCGCATTGCCTTCTTGTACCAGAACCCGTCGGTGCTCAACCTGTTTGGTCGCCAGGCCCAGCGCCACGTGGCGCGGCAGTTCACCTGGGCCAAGGTGGCCAGCGCCCTGGCGGGCATCTACGAGTCGGTGCTCAGCACCAGCCTCAGCGCCAGCGCCGAAACTACCATCAACGACCTGGCCCAGATCGAGGCCCGGTTCGACGCCTCCATTCTGGCCATGCGGCAGGCCCGCCGCCTGGTCAGCGCCGACATTCTGGCGGTGTCGCGGCAGATTAGCGAGTGCTTCAACCGGGGCGGCAAGGTGCTGGTCTGCGGCAATGGGGGCAGTGCCGCCGAATCGCAGCACTTTGCCGCCGAACTGGTGGGGCGGTTTTGCTCCCCCCACCGCACCGGGCTGCCGGTGATGGCCCTCACCGCCGACGTGGCCCTGCTCACCGCCTGGGCCAACGATGTCGGCTACAGCGATATCTTTGCCCGCCAGGTGCACACCTTTGCCCAGCCCGAGGACCTGCTGCTGGTGATCAGCACCAGCGGCAGGTCCGAAAACCTGGTGCAGGCGGTGGCGGCGGCCAAGGCCTGCAACGTGGGCACCGTTGGTCTGCTGGGCGGCAGCGGCGGCGACCTGCTGCCCCTGGTGGATCAGGCGATCTGCGTGCCCAGCCCCGACCCCCAGCGGATTCAGGAAGTGCAGCTGCTGGCCCTGCACCTGATCTGCGAGTGGGTGGAGGCCGACCTGGAGCGCTCGGACTCGCCCACCCCGCCGCGATCGCAGGAGGAAGCCACGCCCCTCCACCCCAGGCCCCTCAGCCCCGCTGCCTCGCTGCCTGCCAGCCAGAGTTCGTAG